In Dysgonomonadaceae bacterium zrk40, one genomic interval encodes:
- a CDS encoding class I SAM-dependent methyltransferase: MSTVVISECPICRSNQLEKRFDCEDYFSSSELFPVCDCLQCGFRFTNHFPPEEIIRNYYDTPNYISHSDSDKGVTNKLYQLFRRKMLQRKVRLVKRFTNHNEAELLDIGCGTGHFLQTARAAGFRVTGIEKSKMAREKALTQFQLNVQEDLDRFTPDHSFEVITLWHVLEHLEKLNESVAKISKMLVQEGTLVIALPNHHSYDAGVYGKQWAAYDVPRHLWHFTPETVERLMQKHGMRVVKHYRMPLDAFYISLISESYKGSSSWSRFPKAFLRGMTGYLLSLFDLKQSSSIIYIIKK, translated from the coding sequence ATGTCAACTGTAGTGATTTCTGAATGTCCCATTTGCCGCAGCAATCAACTAGAGAAACGGTTCGACTGTGAGGATTATTTCTCCAGCAGTGAGCTGTTTCCGGTATGTGACTGCCTGCAATGCGGATTTCGTTTCACCAATCACTTTCCTCCGGAAGAGATTATCCGGAATTATTACGATACACCCAACTATATCTCGCATTCCGACTCAGACAAAGGAGTCACCAACAAGCTTTACCAACTCTTCCGCAGGAAGATGCTGCAGCGGAAAGTAAGGCTTGTGAAGCGATTTACCAATCACAACGAGGCTGAACTGCTGGATATCGGTTGTGGTACCGGTCACTTCCTGCAGACAGCAAGAGCGGCCGGCTTCAGGGTGACAGGGATTGAGAAAAGCAAGATGGCAAGGGAAAAAGCTCTAACCCAGTTCCAACTGAATGTACAGGAAGATCTGGATCGATTTACGCCCGATCATTCGTTTGAGGTGATCACCCTCTGGCATGTGCTGGAGCACCTGGAGAAACTGAACGAGAGTGTTGCCAAAATCAGCAAAATGCTGGTACAGGAGGGCACGCTGGTGATCGCGTTGCCCAACCATCACTCATACGACGCAGGTGTGTATGGCAAGCAGTGGGCGGCCTATGATGTGCCGCGCCATCTCTGGCATTTCACACCCGAAACGGTGGAGCGACTGATGCAAAAGCACGGCATGAGGGTGGTGAAACATTATCGCATGCCGCTCGATGCGTTTTATATCAGTCTTATAAGTGAATCCTACAAGGGTTCTTCTTCCTGGAGCAGATTTCCAAAGGCATTCCTTAGAGGCATGACAGGTTATCTACTCTCTTTGTTTGATCTGAAACAGAGCAGTTCAATCATCTATATCATCAAAAAATAA
- a CDS encoding helix-hairpin-helix domain-containing protein — MGVLLLLILIVLTLILQILLSSRRSSRFVLQQNDSLIQAFEQFQHSGEVHQEERMIAPLGEPEGLKSVSGGDERKQADASGGEGRDRNYPSYRVAAKLRPGETITLNEADTTRWKMIPGIGTSYASRIVKYRELLGGYVRKDQLLEVYGLNEELYARITPYITPDSVWRPLPVNLAEFSELLRHPYLNYEQVQAIFNLRRKKGKIETIRELAMLEQFTQEDIKRLEPYLEF, encoded by the coding sequence TTGGGTGTACTGCTTCTGTTGATCCTGATCGTGTTGACGCTGATCCTGCAGATATTGCTCAGCAGCCGCCGTTCATCCCGCTTCGTGTTACAACAGAACGATTCGCTCATTCAGGCATTTGAGCAGTTTCAACACAGCGGGGAAGTTCATCAGGAGGAGAGGATGATTGCTCCTTTAGGAGAACCGGAAGGATTGAAATCCGTGTCGGGAGGTGATGAAAGAAAACAAGCTGACGCTTCCGGTGGAGAGGGTAGGGATCGCAACTATCCCTCATATCGCGTTGCGGCGAAGCTGCGGCCGGGTGAGACCATCACACTGAATGAGGCCGATACGACACGTTGGAAGATGATCCCGGGCATCGGCACCAGCTATGCGTCCCGCATTGTGAAGTATCGTGAGCTGCTGGGAGGCTATGTGCGCAAGGATCAACTGTTGGAGGTGTATGGGCTAAACGAGGAGTTATATGCCCGCATAACGCCCTATATTACGCCGGACAGTGTATGGCGACCACTGCCGGTGAACCTTGCTGAGTTCAGTGAGCTGTTACGCCATCCCTATCTCAATTATGAGCAGGTGCAGGCCATCTTTAACCTCCGGCGAAAGAAAGGTAAAATTGAAACGATCCGGGAGCTGGCGATGCTGGAACAATTTACGCAGGAGGATATTAAACGTCTGGAGCCCTATCTGGAGTTTTAA
- a CDS encoding DUF1343 domain-containing protein, translating to MTKITLFILLTAFVASLPAQPQEIVKVGAERTACYFPLLEGKRVAVMTNQTGMAGDEHLVDLLLRHRHNLVGIFSPEHGFRGTADAGEHVSSSVDKKTGIPIWSLYGSGNGKPSAEKMKAFDILVFDLQDVGLRFYTYYASMARLMDACAEHGKQMIVLDRPNPNGMYVDGPILDMKHKSGVGWLPIPVVHGMTLGELALMINGEGWLPGKRICKLTVIPCENYTHQTRYELPIAPSPNLPNNHAIYLYPSTCLFEGTMMSLGRGTPYPFEVYGHPDYRGSDFTFIPRSVPGARKPPMLNKKCYGVDLRELPDEQIIATGFDLTYLIDAYRNLNMGNKFFSSFFEKLVGVDYIRHDIIAGKPAEEISKRWYCDVEQFKQQRKPYLIYEE from the coding sequence ATGACAAAAATAACACTCTTCATTCTTTTGACAGCCTTTGTTGCCTCCCTTCCTGCTCAACCGCAGGAGATCGTGAAGGTGGGAGCGGAACGGACAGCATGCTATTTCCCCCTGCTGGAAGGAAAGCGGGTGGCGGTGATGACCAATCAGACCGGCATGGCGGGTGATGAGCATCTGGTTGATCTGTTGCTGCGGCACCGGCACAATCTGGTGGGCATCTTCTCACCCGAGCATGGATTTCGGGGCACTGCCGACGCGGGTGAACATGTATCCAGCTCGGTGGATAAGAAAACCGGCATCCCCATCTGGTCGCTATACGGCAGTGGCAACGGTAAGCCCTCCGCCGAGAAGATGAAAGCATTCGATATCCTGGTTTTTGATCTTCAGGATGTGGGTCTCCGTTTCTACACCTATTACGCCAGCATGGCACGCCTGATGGATGCCTGTGCGGAACATGGCAAGCAGATGATCGTGCTGGACCGCCCCAACCCCAACGGCATGTATGTGGATGGACCGATACTTGACATGAAGCACAAGTCAGGAGTGGGATGGCTCCCCATCCCGGTGGTACATGGCATGACACTGGGCGAACTGGCACTGATGATCAACGGCGAAGGATGGCTCCCCGGGAAGAGGATCTGCAAGCTTACCGTGATTCCCTGCGAGAATTACACACACCAGACACGCTACGAGCTGCCCATCGCTCCGTCTCCCAACCTACCCAACAACCACGCCATCTACCTCTACCCCTCCACCTGTCTCTTCGAAGGAACGATGATGAGCCTGGGCAGGGGTACCCCCTACCCCTTTGAGGTGTACGGACATCCTGATTACCGCGGATCGGACTTTACTTTTATCCCGAGGAGTGTGCCGGGTGCGAGAAAACCGCCGATGCTCAACAAAAAATGCTACGGGGTGGATCTGCGTGAGCTACCGGATGAACAGATCATCGCCACCGGATTCGATCTCACCTACCTGATCGATGCCTACCGGAACCTGAATATGGGGAATAAGTTCTTCTCCTCTTTCTTCGAAAAGCTGGTCGGCGTTGATTACATCCGGCATGACATCATTGCCGGCAAACCAGCTGAGGAGATCAGCAAAAGATGGTATTGTGATGTGGAGCAGTTCAAGCAACAACGGAAACCCTACCTGATTTACGAAGAATAG
- a CDS encoding cellulase family glycosylhydrolase translates to MKNIQFPVLQIVATFVMLLVSLSCSSSNDSPEDHPFLDIKSISSKSLPANGGETIISVGSRPLANAVSDAGWLSLKSSIPQENHTSFLFMAEANKGDSRKANITVTAGDKQETIIVLQEKGNNSGIDPADETQPAVIVARQLGLGWNLGNQLDAHANNVSGETLWGNGKATQETLHKVREAGFTSVRIPVTWLGKVGAAPEYLIDSGWLERVAEVVGYAEQAGLKAIINIHHDGHRSENESGNWLDITKAASNAAANEAIKAQLSAMWSQIAERFKEKGEFLIFEGVNEIHDGKWGYGDNTSDGGKQYAILNEWQQTFVDAVRAVGGNNATRYLGVSGYTTNPELTMKHLNLPEDSATDRLLVSVHYYDPHEFTLTDKFGEWGHTGATGKKEQWGDEDHMRKVFADLKATYVDKGIPVYIGEMGCVHRSDSRSESFRKYYLEYLCKAARTYGMAAFYWDNGSTGTGHESSGLIDHATGNYVNNGKEIVEVMTRGYYTTDTSYTLETVYQNAPQ, encoded by the coding sequence ATGAAGAATATCCAATTTCCCGTTCTGCAAATAGTGGCAACCTTTGTGATGTTACTTGTCAGCTTGTCATGCTCTTCTTCGAATGACTCCCCGGAGGACCATCCTTTCCTTGACATAAAAAGCATATCATCCAAAAGCCTCCCTGCCAACGGTGGTGAGACGATCATCAGTGTGGGCTCGCGGCCTTTGGCCAATGCTGTGTCCGACGCCGGGTGGTTGTCTTTGAAATCATCCATACCACAGGAGAACCATACTTCTTTCCTGTTCATGGCAGAGGCCAATAAAGGTGACTCGCGCAAGGCAAACATCACCGTTACCGCCGGCGACAAGCAGGAGACCATCATCGTCCTCCAGGAGAAGGGAAACAACAGCGGTATCGACCCTGCAGACGAGACGCAGCCTGCAGTAATAGTGGCTCGGCAGCTGGGCCTGGGATGGAATCTGGGCAATCAGCTCGATGCACATGCCAACAACGTGTCTGGCGAGACACTGTGGGGTAACGGAAAAGCCACACAAGAGACGCTCCACAAGGTGAGGGAGGCTGGTTTTACATCGGTACGCATACCCGTCACCTGGTTAGGCAAAGTGGGAGCGGCACCTGAATATTTAATCGACTCCGGATGGCTGGAACGTGTGGCAGAGGTTGTGGGTTATGCTGAGCAAGCAGGATTGAAAGCAATCATCAACATTCACCATGATGGTCACCGAAGTGAGAATGAAAGCGGAAACTGGCTCGATATCACGAAAGCAGCTTCAAACGCCGCTGCCAACGAGGCCATAAAGGCACAACTAAGTGCCATGTGGTCTCAGATAGCCGAACGCTTCAAAGAGAAAGGGGAGTTCCTGATCTTCGAAGGAGTGAATGAGATTCATGACGGTAAATGGGGTTATGGTGACAATACCAGTGACGGCGGGAAGCAATATGCCATCCTCAATGAGTGGCAACAAACGTTTGTCGATGCCGTGCGTGCCGTCGGTGGCAACAATGCCACCCGTTACCTGGGTGTTAGCGGTTACACCACCAATCCCGAGTTGACGATGAAACACCTGAATCTGCCGGAGGATAGTGCAACAGATCGCTTGTTGGTATCGGTACACTACTATGACCCTCATGAGTTCACACTGACTGATAAGTTTGGTGAGTGGGGACACACCGGTGCCACCGGAAAGAAAGAGCAATGGGGTGACGAAGATCATATGAGGAAGGTGTTTGCTGATTTGAAGGCCACCTATGTCGACAAGGGTATTCCCGTTTATATCGGAGAGATGGGCTGCGTGCACCGTAGCGACAGTCGCTCCGAGTCGTTCCGGAAATATTACCTTGAATATCTGTGCAAGGCTGCCCGCACCTATGGCATGGCCGCTTTTTACTGGGACAACGGCAGCACCGGTACCGGGCATGAAAGTTCCGGTCTGATTGATCATGCGACGGGCAATTATGTCAACAATGGCAAAGAAATTGTGGAGGTCATGACAAGAGGTTATTATACGACAGACACCTCTTACACATTGGAAACCGTCTATCAAAATGCGCCTCAATAA
- a CDS encoding valine--tRNA ligase, with translation MEIASKYNPAEVEEKWYQYWMEHNLFHSEPDEREPYTIVIPPPNVTGVLHMGHMLNNTIQDVLVRRARMQGKNACWVPGTDHASIATEAKVVNRLAAQGIKKSDLTRDAFLNHAWEWTHEHGGIILEQLKKLGASCDWERTAFTMDEARSESVLRVFCDLYEKGLIYRGVRMVNWDPKALTALSDEEVIHKEVNGKLYYLRYMIEGDPDGGFAVVATTRPETIMGDTAMCINPNDPKNAHLKGKRVIVPLVNRVVPVIEDDYVDIEFGTGCLKVTPAHDVNDYMLGEKYNLPSIDIFNPDGTLNEHGAMYAGKERFAVRKEIEKDLEAAGLMEKTEPYTNKVGFSERTDEAIEPKLSMQWFLKMDELAQPAAEAVEQDTIRFFPEKYKNTYRHWMENIKDWCISRQLWWGHRIPAYFLPRGGVVVGMTPEEAFEKAKKIVDYPLTIDELKQDEDVLDTWFSSWLWPISVFDGIRQPENSDIQYYYPTSDLVTGPDIIFFWVARMIMSGYEYRQDACFRNVYFTGIVRDNQGRKMSKQLGNSPDPIELMNRYGADGVRMGMLLSSAAGNDLLFDETLCEQGRNFNNKIWNAFRLIKGWETNGTIPQPESARIAIDWFGSKLTETIVELEDLFSKYRLSEALMLLYKLFWDEFSSWYLEMIKPAYQQPIDSETYRVTLDYFDALLRLLHPFMPFITEELWQALLQREEGDSIMTAQQPKEGATDPELLNQFEQVKQLIAGVRTIRLEKNIPNRDALELQVIGGHNDRYNSVITKMCNLSSLTVVSEKVTGAAGFMVGTTEYSVPLTDKMDLEAELQKLKAELAYTEGFLLSVSKKLGNERFVQNAKPEIVENERKKKADAESKIASLKENIAALEK, from the coding sequence ATGGAGATTGCAAGCAAATACAACCCTGCAGAGGTAGAAGAGAAGTGGTACCAGTACTGGATGGAGCACAACCTGTTCCACTCCGAGCCGGATGAACGTGAACCCTATACCATCGTCATCCCGCCCCCCAACGTCACCGGTGTGCTGCACATGGGGCACATGCTCAACAACACCATCCAGGATGTGTTGGTGCGCCGTGCACGCATGCAGGGAAAGAATGCCTGCTGGGTGCCCGGCACCGACCATGCTTCCATCGCCACAGAAGCGAAGGTGGTGAACCGACTTGCAGCGCAGGGGATCAAAAAGAGCGATCTCACCCGTGATGCGTTTCTCAACCATGCCTGGGAGTGGACCCACGAGCACGGAGGGATCATCCTGGAGCAACTGAAGAAGCTGGGTGCCTCCTGTGACTGGGAGCGTACCGCTTTCACCATGGATGAGGCCCGCTCGGAAAGCGTGCTGCGTGTCTTCTGCGATCTCTACGAGAAAGGATTGATCTACCGCGGTGTGCGGATGGTCAACTGGGACCCGAAGGCGCTCACCGCTCTCTCCGACGAGGAGGTGATCCACAAGGAGGTGAACGGCAAGCTCTATTACCTGCGGTATATGATCGAAGGGGATCCTGACGGCGGCTTCGCAGTGGTGGCAACTACGCGCCCGGAGACCATCATGGGCGACACCGCCATGTGCATCAACCCTAATGATCCAAAGAACGCACACCTAAAGGGGAAGAGGGTGATTGTCCCATTGGTGAACCGCGTGGTCCCAGTGATCGAGGATGACTATGTAGACATTGAGTTCGGTACCGGTTGCCTAAAGGTGACGCCGGCACATGATGTGAATGACTACATGCTGGGAGAGAAGTACAACCTTCCCTCCATCGACATCTTCAATCCCGATGGCACACTCAACGAGCATGGTGCCATGTATGCCGGAAAGGAACGTTTCGCGGTTCGCAAAGAGATAGAGAAGGATCTGGAGGCTGCAGGACTGATGGAGAAGACCGAACCTTACACCAACAAGGTGGGCTTCTCGGAACGTACCGATGAGGCAATTGAACCGAAGCTCTCGATGCAATGGTTCCTGAAGATGGATGAGTTGGCACAACCTGCCGCCGAAGCGGTGGAGCAGGATACCATTCGTTTCTTCCCTGAGAAATATAAGAACACCTACCGCCACTGGATGGAAAATATCAAGGACTGGTGTATCAGCCGACAGCTCTGGTGGGGTCACCGCATTCCGGCCTACTTTCTCCCCCGGGGAGGTGTGGTGGTAGGGATGACTCCTGAGGAGGCATTCGAAAAGGCAAAAAAAATCGTTGACTATCCACTTACAATCGATGAGCTGAAACAGGATGAGGATGTGCTCGACACTTGGTTCTCCTCCTGGCTCTGGCCCATCTCTGTTTTCGACGGTATCAGGCAGCCGGAGAATAGCGACATCCAATACTACTATCCAACCAGCGATCTGGTTACAGGACCCGATATCATCTTCTTCTGGGTGGCACGTATGATCATGTCGGGCTACGAGTATCGGCAGGATGCCTGCTTCCGGAATGTCTACTTCACCGGTATCGTACGTGACAATCAGGGACGCAAGATGTCAAAGCAGCTGGGCAACTCACCCGATCCCATCGAGCTGATGAACCGTTACGGTGCCGATGGTGTCCGCATGGGGATGCTGCTCTCCTCAGCCGCCGGCAACGACCTGCTGTTCGACGAGACCCTCTGCGAACAGGGACGTAACTTCAACAACAAGATATGGAACGCCTTCCGCCTGATCAAGGGATGGGAAACCAACGGCACCATCCCACAACCGGAGTCGGCACGGATTGCCATCGACTGGTTTGGCAGCAAGCTTACGGAAACCATCGTTGAACTGGAAGACTTATTCTCCAAGTACCGCCTCTCCGAGGCATTAATGCTTCTCTACAAGCTCTTCTGGGATGAGTTCTCCTCCTGGTACCTGGAGATGATCAAGCCTGCCTACCAGCAGCCTATCGACAGCGAGACCTACCGGGTAACCCTTGACTATTTCGATGCGCTGCTCCGCCTGCTGCACCCCTTTATGCCCTTTATCACCGAAGAACTGTGGCAAGCACTGCTTCAAAGAGAGGAAGGGGATAGCATCATGACCGCTCAGCAACCCAAAGAGGGTGCAACTGACCCGGAACTGCTGAACCAGTTTGAACAGGTGAAACAGCTGATCGCAGGGGTACGCACCATCCGCCTGGAGAAGAATATTCCCAACAGAGACGCTTTGGAGTTACAGGTCATCGGAGGGCACAACGACCGGTACAACAGTGTGATCACCAAGATGTGTAACCTCTCCTCACTCACGGTAGTCTCCGAAAAAGTGACAGGAGCTGCAGGATTCATGGTGGGCACCACCGAATATTCGGTGCCGCTGACCGACAAGATGGACCTGGAAGCGGAGCTCCAGAAGCTGAAAGCAGAACTGGCATACACCGAAGGCTTCCTGCTGTCGGTTTCAAAAAAGCTGGGCAACGAGCGATTCGTACAAAACGCCAAACCTGAGATCGTAGAGAACGAGCGAAAGAAGAAGGCGGATGCGGAAAGCAAGATCGCTTCACTGAAAGAGAACATAGCCGCACTGGAGAAATGA
- the mnmG gene encoding tRNA uridine-5-carboxymethylaminomethyl(34) synthesis enzyme MnmG, which yields MNFNYDIIVVGAGHAGCEAATAAANMGSRTLLITMDMNKIAQMSCNPAVGGVAKGQIVREIDALGGQMGIVSDRTAIQFRMLNRSKGPAMWSPRVQSDRVKYIETWRDIIENTPNLFMWQDTVTELIFDNDRVTGVKTRIGVTFTAGAVILTNGTFLNGLIHIGKVQIGGGRIAEPASFGMTEQLRERGFRTDRMKTGTPVRIDARSIDYSLLEEQKGDIDFHKFSYLPEVQRTLKQRSCWIAYTSDEVHAALREGLNDSPLYNGQIQSIGPRYCPSIETKIVTFSEKTSHQLFLEPEGETTHECYLNGFSSSLPLETQLKALQSIPAFRNAHIFRPGYAIEYDFFDPTQLYPTLETKAVKNLFFAGQINGTTGYEEAAGQGIMAGINAHINCHGGSPFVLQRDEAYIGVLIDDLITKGVDEPYRMFTSRAEYRILLRQDNADERLTRRGYELGLATAGRMNLLTNKVEKVNEIIGFVNDFSIKADRINPFLESIGTSPLKQGVKLIDLLVRPHIDLEVMAREVAPLRELLESIPERKEEIIESADIQIKYSGYIKREQVMADKITRLEDIRIKDKFNYNEIQSLSTEARQKLTRINPETIAQASRIPGVSPNDISVLLVLLGR from the coding sequence ATGAATTTCAATTACGACATCATAGTTGTGGGTGCAGGTCATGCCGGCTGCGAAGCAGCAACGGCCGCAGCCAACATGGGCTCCCGGACGTTGCTCATCACCATGGACATGAACAAGATTGCACAAATGAGTTGCAATCCTGCCGTGGGTGGTGTGGCCAAAGGCCAGATCGTACGTGAGATTGATGCTTTGGGTGGCCAGATGGGCATCGTAAGCGACCGCACGGCCATTCAGTTCAGGATGCTAAACCGCTCCAAGGGTCCTGCCATGTGGAGTCCCCGCGTACAAAGTGACCGGGTGAAATACATCGAAACCTGGCGGGACATCATCGAAAACACCCCCAACCTCTTCATGTGGCAGGATACTGTCACCGAGCTCATCTTTGACAATGACAGGGTAACAGGTGTGAAAACCCGCATAGGTGTCACCTTCACCGCCGGTGCAGTAATCCTTACGAACGGCACCTTTCTAAATGGGTTGATCCACATCGGCAAGGTGCAGATCGGCGGTGGTCGCATCGCCGAACCGGCTTCTTTCGGGATGACAGAACAACTGCGGGAGCGAGGATTCCGCACCGACAGGATGAAGACAGGCACACCGGTGCGGATCGATGCCCGATCCATCGACTACTCACTGCTGGAAGAACAAAAAGGGGACATCGATTTCCACAAGTTTTCCTATCTCCCGGAGGTACAGCGCACCCTCAAACAACGGAGTTGCTGGATCGCCTACACCTCGGATGAGGTGCATGCCGCACTGCGGGAGGGACTGAATGACTCACCGCTCTACAACGGACAGATACAGAGCATCGGCCCCCGCTACTGCCCCAGCATTGAGACAAAAATTGTCACCTTCTCCGAGAAAACAAGCCACCAGCTCTTCCTCGAACCGGAGGGTGAAACCACACACGAATGTTATCTCAACGGTTTCTCCTCATCACTGCCGTTGGAAACCCAGTTGAAGGCGCTGCAGAGCATTCCCGCTTTTCGCAACGCGCATATCTTCCGTCCCGGTTATGCCATCGAGTATGACTTTTTCGACCCCACGCAGCTCTACCCCACCCTCGAAACAAAGGCTGTGAAAAACCTCTTTTTTGCCGGCCAGATCAACGGCACGACAGGCTATGAGGAGGCCGCAGGACAGGGCATCATGGCGGGCATCAACGCCCACATCAACTGCCATGGGGGCAGTCCATTTGTGTTGCAACGCGACGAAGCCTATATCGGGGTACTGATTGATGACCTGATCACAAAGGGGGTGGATGAACCCTACAGGATGTTTACCTCCCGCGCCGAGTACCGCATATTGCTTCGGCAGGACAATGCCGACGAACGGCTCACCCGCAGGGGATATGAACTGGGATTGGCGACTGCAGGACGAATGAATCTGCTTACGAACAAAGTGGAAAAAGTGAATGAGATCATCGGTTTCGTGAATGATTTCTCCATCAAGGCAGACAGGATCAATCCCTTCCTGGAGAGCATAGGCACCTCTCCCCTCAAACAGGGAGTGAAGCTGATCGATCTGCTGGTGCGACCACACATCGACCTGGAGGTGATGGCACGTGAGGTTGCACCCTTGCGTGAACTTCTGGAAAGCATCCCGGAACGGAAGGAGGAGATCATCGAGTCGGCCGACATCCAGATCAAGTACAGCGGATACATCAAGCGCGAACAGGTGATGGCTGACAAGATCACACGGCTTGAAGATATCCGTATCAAGGACAAATTCAACTACAACGAGATTCAGTCTCTCTCCACCGAAGCAAGACAGAAACTGACCCGTATCAACCCTGAAACAATCGCACAGGCAAGCAGGATACCCGGTGTTTCGCCCAACGACATATCGGTCTTGCTGGTGTTGCTTGGAAGATAA
- the ybeY gene encoding rRNA maturation RNase YbeY: MAIRFQSENVPFPGAIKKRETANWIKTIAANYGKKVGELSYLFCDDRKILEMNRHYLQHDYFTDIITFDYSEENTIAGDIIISLETVSSNSQKYQTPFEEELRRVIIHGVLHLCGLRDKNRKEQKEMREAEDKALFLLNSNSQ, from the coding sequence ATGGCCATCAGATTTCAATCAGAGAACGTCCCCTTTCCGGGAGCAATCAAAAAACGTGAGACGGCAAACTGGATCAAAACGATTGCTGCCAATTATGGCAAGAAGGTTGGAGAACTTTCCTACCTCTTTTGTGACGACCGGAAAATCCTGGAGATGAACCGCCACTATCTTCAGCATGATTATTTCACCGACATCATCACTTTCGACTATTCGGAAGAAAATACCATCGCTGGGGATATCATCATCAGCCTTGAGACGGTAAGCAGCAATTCACAAAAGTATCAGACTCCGTTTGAGGAAGAACTGCGACGGGTGATCATCCATGGTGTGCTGCACCTCTGTGGCCTGCGTGACAAGAACAGGAAGGAGCAAAAAGAGATGAGGGAGGCAGAAGATAAAGCACTATTTCTGTTGAATTCTAACAGCCAATAA
- a CDS encoding MerR family transcriptional regulator — MGKRKKPIQFSEKRLYYSIQEVADHFAVNVSLLRFWEKEFDNINPKKTAGGTRQYRQEDIQQVEIVYHLVKEKGMTLEGARQTLRSKKDEETKRVEAVARLSEIKKELLQLEEEFDRLHEQRKYTKTITEE, encoded by the coding sequence ATGGGCAAACGAAAGAAACCGATTCAGTTCAGCGAAAAGCGACTCTACTACTCCATACAGGAGGTGGCAGACCATTTCGCGGTGAATGTCTCCCTGCTTCGTTTCTGGGAGAAGGAGTTCGACAACATCAACCCGAAAAAAACGGCTGGTGGCACCCGTCAGTACAGACAGGAGGATATCCAGCAGGTTGAGATTGTTTACCATCTCGTGAAAGAGAAAGGGATGACACTGGAGGGTGCACGACAAACGCTTCGCAGCAAGAAAGATGAGGAGACCAAACGGGTGGAGGCGGTTGCTCGACTGTCGGAGATAAAAAAGGAGCTGCTGCAACTGGAGGAGGAGTTCGACCGGCTCCACGAACAGCGTAAGTATACAAAAACAATCACCGAGGAATGA